One genomic region from Parafrankia irregularis encodes:
- a CDS encoding C40 family peptidase, with product PQLTELPDGRVKVTGGFDCSGLTRAAYAAAGVNLPRTAQQQYEAGPLVPASSVLQPGDLLFFGTGPGDVTHVGIAISSTQMINAPHRGAVVRIDSIWRNLVGVTRPADRG from the coding sequence CCCCAGTTGACTGAACTACCAGATGGCCGGGTCAAGGTCACCGGCGGTTTTGACTGCTCGGGTCTGACTCGTGCTGCCTATGCGGCAGCCGGGGTCAACTTGCCCCGAACCGCCCAGCAACAGTACGAAGCGGGACCGCTGGTTCCCGCAAGCTCGGTCCTGCAGCCGGGGGACCTGCTGTTCTTCGGGACCGGGCCTGGTGATGTCACGCACGTCGGGATTGCAATCTCGTCAACTCAAATGATTAATGCTCCTCATCGGGGTGCCGTCGTCCGCATCGACTCGATCTGGCGCAATCTTGTAGGGGTAACACGGCCTGCGGATCGGGGATGA